A DNA window from Zonotrichia albicollis isolate bZonAlb1 chromosome 2, bZonAlb1.hap1, whole genome shotgun sequence contains the following coding sequences:
- the LOC102068586 gene encoding tumor necrosis factor receptor superfamily member 19L, with product MGDVTSVVAGMNQGVPSPTQLVPAGPVTLTALRSFPFSPRVGQSPSQIPQSTAAIRNSCSPRRGREVALLRGQRGVASLCDVTERGGASQPRARGFIHTEEAGATGPPGGSPGAPRRGQAFGEPRREWGSPAGPEAAAAAAPKSLQDDEEEQVMKRSGMHWWLVTVLGVLSGPARGTGSCSAPEPGTAGCPPGAEPSGDPSGSCRACPPGTFSLGDASCAAHTQCRAGNRVLLAAGTAASDSRCGACLPGFHSPGGEREPRGRCLPCAAAPRSTPGCPGRRRARSPEMPGRTPGTNGTRVTLLGEEEEEAAAAQAAVLTIVPVFCAMGLLGILVCNLLKKKGYHCTASKEPQPGGTGASSIYQLEDANEDTIGVLVRLITEKKENAAALEELLKEHQRQQLMPPSCAPLNKLHLLPQFPPACHHQQHLHTVQGPAPCARCDQKWPEVLPPLGATKAPKPGAHPSEVTILSIGRFRVSRIPELRSEAGGEPLRGALPAGSGM from the exons ATGGGAGACGTGACAAGCGTGGTGGCAGGGATGAATcagggtgtccccagtcccACACAGCTGG TTCCTGCTGGGCCGGTAACACTCACCGCGCTCCGGTCGTTCCCGTTTTCCCCGCGGGTGGGACAAAGCCCATCCCAAATCCCGCAGTCCACGGCCGCGATCCGGAATTCCTGCAGTCCCCGCCGCGGCCGGGAGGTGGCGCTGCTGCGAGGGCAGAGGGGCGTGGCCTCTCTGTGTGACGTCACGGAGCGGGGCGGGGCTAGCCAGCCGCGCGCCCGCGGGTTCATTCATACGGAGGAGGCGGGAGCGACGGGGCCGCCCGGGGGGAGCCCGGGGGCTCCGCGGCGGGGACAG GCATTTGGGGAGCCCCGCCGGGAGTGGGGGAGCCCCGCGGGTCCGGAGGCTGCGGCTGCTGCAGCGCCAAA GTCTCTCCAAGATGATGAAGAGGAGCAGGTGATGAAGAGGAGTGGGATGCACTGGTGGCTTGTCACCGTTCTGGGG GTGCTGAGCGGACCTGCCCGGGGAACCGGGAGCTGCAGCGCCCCGGAGCCGGGCACCGCGGGATGCCCGCCCGGAGCGGAGCCCAGCGGG GATCCATCGGGGTCGTGCCGAGCCTGTCCCCCCGGCACCTTCTCTCTGGGAGACGCGTCCTGCGCCGCTCACACGCAGTGCCGCGCCGGGAAcagggtgctgctggcagcggGGACGGCGGCGAGCGACAGCCGCTGCGGAGCCTGCCTGCCGGG GTTCCACAGCCCCGGAGGGGAGAGGGAGCCCCGGGGCCGGTGCCTGCCCTGCGCCGCCGCTCCCCGCAGCACCCCGGGCTGCCCAG GCCGGCGGCGAGCCCGCAGCCCCGAAATGCCGGGCAGGACACCGGGCACCAACGGGACACGCGTGACCCTgctgggtgaggaggaggaggaggcggcagCAGCGCAGGCGGCCGTGCTGACCATCGTGCCGGTCTTCTGTGCCATGGGGTTGCTGGGAATCCTGGTGTGCAACCTGCTGAAGAAGAAGGGTTATCACTGCACCGCCAGCAAGGAGCCCCAGCCCGGCGGCACCG GTGCCAGCTCCATCTACCAGCTGGAGGATGCCAACGAGGACACCATTGGGGTGCTGGTGCGGCTGATCACTGAGAAGAAAG AAAATGCAGCGgcgctggaggagctgctgaaggagcaccagaggcagcagctgatgCCACCGAGCTGTGCCCCCCTCAATAA gctgcacctcctgcctcagtttccccccgcctgccaccaccagcagcacctgcacacAGTGCAGGGCCCGGCCCCGTGTGCCCGCTGTGACCAGAAGTGGCCCGAGGTGCTGCCACCGCTCGGTGCCACCAAAGCCCCCAAACCCGGAGCTCATCCCAGCGAGGTGACCATCCTCTCCATCGGCAG GTTCCGGGTGTCCCGGATCCCGGAGCTGAGGAGCGAGGCCGGGGGGGAGCCCCTCCGTGGTGCCCTCCCCGCTGGCAGCGGGATGTGA